A portion of the Cryptomeria japonica chromosome 5, Sugi_1.0, whole genome shotgun sequence genome contains these proteins:
- the LOC131050744 gene encoding L-type lectin-domain containing receptor kinase IX.1, giving the protein MANFYFSKLISLACLFCYASTANISLNSVRGLSFIFPKFRAPETDEIPVEIDPLPELDEIDGLDFVGDAAVSGNVVHLTNSSSSQYNESNQSSGRIVYNETMQLSSTANFSTHFVFSMYSDKNEFGGDGIAFFLSSKGDAYNMPQFKRGGYFGLVGDNLKILPNFFAVVFSSTQKTVGTLANSFSELHYLKNATVSDLNNGTELGAWINYNGQVEMLKVYLASDSRSSKSPKNCILSQRVNLSKYLNGNVSLGFSSAAVGSNETHNIHSWSFNSGLYSINTSTGNNSSSNGLGQRNGTETSTSKKIFLGVGCSMAVCIAGALWGYFSFLRRKRAPSITGQNSTGMDLEKLLHHIPRRYKIDDLIVGTNNFSEDQKLGQGGFGGVYKCTLVQTNEIVAVKRISEGSKQGIKEFVAEVSIVSRLRHRNLVQLLGWCYEQDQLLLVYEYMSNGSLDRHIFTKKAGEEEPQVLQWSMRYKIVTEIASALLYLHEEWEECVVHRDVKSSNILLDGNFSAKIGDFGLARMVKHEHVAQTTQAAGTVGYLAPECWVSGKTGPESDVYSFGAVALEIASGKKAIDVSLAEFDRRLVVWVWDLYGQGRLLEAADVRLNGKFKEQEIERLMVVGLWCSHPDAASRPKMKQVLKLLNFEVAAPIIPSTMPVPSYAHTSITTGPSRPLVSHSLPTTLSPR; this is encoded by the coding sequence ATGGCGaatttttatttttccaaattaatttctCTCGCCTGTTTGTTCTGTTACGCAAGCACGGCTAATATTTCCTTGAATTCTGTAAGAGGTCTAAGCTTTATTTTCCCCAAATTCAGGGCTCCGGAAACCGATGAAATTCCAGTCGAAATTGATCCGCTGCCCGAACTAGATGAAATTGATGGACTTGACTTTGTAGGTGACGCTGCAGTCTCCGGTAATGTTGTCCATCTTACAAATAGTAGCAGCTCCCAGTACAACGAGTCGAATCAATCATCAGGTAGAATTGTTTATAATGAGACGATGCAGCTTTCATCTACAGCCAATTTCAGCACGCACTTTGTATTTTCTATGTATTCTGATAAAAATGAATTTGGCGGCGACGGCATAGCCTTCTTTCTCTCATCTAAAGGGGACGCTTACAATATGCCACAATTCAAAAGAGGAGGATATTTTGGCCTTGTTGGAGATAATCTTAAAATTTTACCTAATTTCTTTGCTGTAGTGTTTTCAAGTACACAGAAGACTGTTGGAACTCTTGCCAATAGTTTTTCAGAGTTGCATTATTTGAAAAACGCTACTGTTTCTGATTTAAACAACGGGACAGAATTGGGTGCGTGGATTAACTACAACGGCCAAGTAGAAATGCTCAAAGTATATCTTGCTAGCGATTCTCGTAGTTCGAAGTCCCCTAAGAATTGTATTTTATCACAACGTGTAAATTTGTCTAAATATCTTAATGGAAATGTTTCTCTAGGCTTTTCATCTGCAGCTGTAGGGTCGAATGAGACCCACAACATCCATTCATGGAGCTTCAACAGCGGCTTATATTCGATAAACACTTCAACGGGTAACAACAGCAGTTCAAATGGATTAGGCCAGAGAAACGGGACAGAAACAAGCACTTCTAAAAAAATATTTCTGGGTGTTGGATGTAGCATGGCGGTTTGTATTGCAGGTGCGCTGTGGGGCTACTTTTCCTTTCTCAGAAGAAAGAGAGCTCCATCCATCACAGGACAAAATTCAACAGGTATGGATCTTGAGAAGCTTCTACACCACATTCCGCGACGGTATAAGATTGATGATCTAATAGTCGGAACTAACAATTTCAGCGAAGATCAAAAGCTTGGGCAGGGAGGATTCGGAGGAGTATACAAATGCACTCTTGTTCAAACAAATGAGATTGTGGCTGTAAAGCGCATCTCAGAAGGTTCAAAGCAAGGGATTAAAGAATTCGTTGCAGAAGTGAGTATAGTTAGTCGTCTGAGACATCGAAATCTTGTTCAACTCCTGGGATGGTGTTATGAGCAAGACCAGTTGCTTTTGGTCTATGAATATATGTCTAATGGAAGCCTCGACAGACATATTTTCACCAAAAAAGCAGGAGAAGAAGAGCCTCAAGTGCTGCAGTGGAGTATGAGATATAAAATTGTTACTGAAATAGCAAGCGCACTGCTGTATCTTCATGAAGAATGGGAGGAATGTGTTGTACACAGAGATGTCAAGTCCAGTAATATTTTATTGGATGGCAATTTTAGTGCAAAGATTGGGGATTTTGGTTTAGCGCGCATGGTGAAGCATGAGCATGTAGCTCAGACCACCCAAGCTGCAGGGACAGTGGGATACCTTGCCCCTGAATGTTGGGTATCAGGAAAAACTGGTCCTGAATCTGATGTTTACAGTTTTGGAGCAGTGGCTCTAGAAATAGCTTCTGGTAAGAAAGCAATAGATGTAAGTTTGGCAGAGTTTGACAGGCGGCTTGTAGTGTGGGTATGGGATTTGTATGGTCAAGGAAGACTATTGGAGGCTGCAGATGTGAGATTAAATGGAAAGTTTAAGGAGCAAGAAATTGAACGATTGATGGTGGTGGGTTTGTGGTGTTCTCATCCGGATGCTGCTAGTCGACCCAAAATGAAACAAGTGTTGAAGTTACTTAATTTTGAAGTTGCAGCACCTATTATCCCCTCTACAATGCCTGTACCATCATATGCTCACACTTCAATTACCACCGGGCCTTCCCGTCCATTGGTATCACACAGTCTTCCAACTACTTTAAGTCCAAGGTAG